Proteins co-encoded in one Nicotiana sylvestris chromosome 7, ASM39365v2, whole genome shotgun sequence genomic window:
- the LOC104229506 gene encoding GDSL esterase/lipase At5g45910-like, which yields MASLTNHCFFLILLLIIFAASSAKAQEQSSPFYSIYSFGDSDSASTSDHLAAVLGLPSLQHYTDEGVEFESGISFMTPGATVMSPFSFIKNGIPAPQQSHHSQISAFMKVFYKDCFSFHDCGRNKVLQKAIIYMDQPGFNDYKHSLLHTKSISEVSKLVPDVVETIKSSIEQLIKDAEAKHFVVTGIIPMGCLPGFREDDNSRKIKCHKGLNLFATLHNDHLWQALEELRLKYPEVEIIYADYYKAFMAVLRNHAFLGFKTETLMKVCCGSTGSGPFNFDPLRQCGEKGAVACSDRASHIHWDGFRLTPEASKNMIDTFFSKKGFVFPEFKFATNHHTAAAERHRSKVYGRFRDGLRHLLELHANNIVDY from the coding sequence ATGGCTTCCCTTACCAACCACTGTTTCTTCCTCATCTTGCTGTTAATCATTTTTGCTGCTTCTTCCGCTAAGGCGCAGGAACAATCTTCCCCTTTTTATTCCATTTACAGCTTTGGAGACAGCGACTCTGCTTCTACTTCTGATCATTTAGCTGCTGTACTTGGTCTGCCTTCTCTACAACATTACACCGACGAAGGCGTTGAGTTCGAGTCTGGTATTAGTTTCATGACGCCTGGAGCAACAGTTATGAGTCCCTTTTCCTTCATCAAGAATGGCATCCCGGCGCCTCAGCAGTCTCATCACTCGCAGATTTCCGCCTTTATGAAAGTCTTCTATAAGGATTGCTTCTCTTTTCATGACTGCGGCAGAAACAAGGTTCTTCAAAAAGCTATCatctatatggatcagcctgGTTTTAATGATTATAAGCACTCTCTTTTGCATACAAAATCTATTTCCGAAGTGTCCAAGCTTGTCCCTGATGTTGTGGAGACAATCAAGAGTTCTATCGAACAACTGATCAAAGATGCAGAGGCCAAACACTTTGTGGTTACTGGAATTATTCCCATGGGTTGCCTTCCAGGTTTTCGAGAAGACGACAATAGCAGGAAAATTAAATGTCACAAAGGACTAAATTTGTTCGCAACATTACACAATGATCATCTATGGCAAGCGTTGGAGGAGCTGCGATTGAAGTACCCCGAAGTTGAGATCATATATGCAGATTATTACAAGGCGTTTATGGCGGTTCTACGCAATCATGCATTCTTGGGATTCAAGACAGAGACGTTGATGAAGGTTTGTTGCGGTAGTACTGGAAGTGGTCCGTTTAACTTTGATCCTCTGAGGCAGTGTGGAGAGAAAGGAGCTGTAGCATGTTCAGATAGGGCTTCGCATATACATTGGGATGGATTTCGATTGACACCTGAGGCGTCGAAGAATATGATTGATACTTTCTTCAGCAAAAAGGGTTTTGTATTTCCAGAGTTCAAGTTCGCCACAAATCATCATACAGCTGCAGCAGAAAGGCACCGTTCCAAGGTTTATGGACGATTTAGAGATGGTCTAAGGCATTTATTGGAGTTGCATGCTAATAACATAGTGGACTACTAA